A segment of the Geoglobus ahangari genome:
GGGGAGGGTTGCCCATGGAGAAGAAAATCAGAGTTCTTGTCGCGAAACCGGGTTTGGACGGTCACGATCGCGGTGCAAAGGTTATTGCGAGGGCGCTGAGGGACGCGGGTTTTGAGGTGATATACACGGGCATAAGGAGGACACCTGCCGAAATCGCCGAAACCGCCCTGCAGGAGGACGTGGATGTCGTTGGTCTGAGCATTCTGAGCGGTGCTCACCTCGAACTCGTCCCGCTGATCATGGACGAGCTCAGAAAGAGGGGGCTCGAGCCCAACAGAGATCTGATAGTCATCGTGGGTGGGATAATTCCGCCCGAGGACATTCCCAAGCTGAAGGAGATGGGCGTGGCTGAGGTTTTCGTCCCCGGAACGCCCATGTACGAGATTATCGATTTCATAAAGAATAGCGTCGGTGAGAAGGTGGTAGCATGATGAAGAAGATCGATCATATTGGTATAGCGGTTAAGAGCCTGGATGAGGCCGTTGAGCTCTACAAGAAGCTCGGATTTGAGGTTAAGGAGATCGAGGAGGTAGAGGAGCAGAAGGTGAAGGTGGCAATGCTGCCCGTTGGCGAGAGCAAGATCGAGCTCCTTGAAGCAACATCACCTGAAAGCGCGATCGCCAAGTTCATTGAGAAGAGGGGAGAGGGGATACACCACATTGCCGTGAACGTGGAGAACATTGAGGAGGCTCTTGAGAATGCCAAGAAGAATGGCCTTCAGCTGATTGACGAGAAGCCGAGGATCGGTGCGGGTGGAAAGAAGGTGGCCTTCATCCACCCCAAGAGCACCAAGGGTGTTCTGCTGGAGTTCGTGGAGGGATAGCCTTGAGGAAGGAGCTTCTCGACGAACTCTACAGGAGGAAGGAGAAGATAAAGCAGATGGGCGGGGAGGAGAGGATAAAGAAGCAGCACGATGCGGGAAAGCTGACTGCGAGAGAGAGGATCGAGCTCCTCCTCGACCCCGGAAGCTTCGTCGAGATAAACCCGTTTGTTGAGAAGAGGAACACGGACTTTGGCCTCGACAAGGTCGAGCTTCCGGCCGATGGTGTTGTTACCGGCTACGGAACCATAGACGGGAGACCGATCGCGGTTTTTGCTCAGGATTTCACGGTGATGGGCGGCAGCCTCGGAGAGATGCACGGCTACAAGATCGCCTACCTCCTCGACTTTGCAATGAAGGTCGGAATCCCGGTGATCGGGCTTAACGACTCCGGTGGTGCGAGGATTCAGGAGGGTGTTGACGCGCTGAAGGGCTATGGAGACATCTTCTACAGGAACACGCTCGCAAGCGGTGTTATACCGCAGATCAGCGTCATTCTCGGCCCGTGTGCCGGTGGAGCGGTCTACAGCCCGGCCATTGGAGATTTCATAGTGATGACCAAGAACAAGGGCTGCTACATGTTCATAACCGGGCCGAACGTCATAAAGACCGTGACGGGTGAGGAAGTCACTCCTCAGGAGCTTGGAGGCTGGGAAGCTCACGCGATGAAGAGCGGAAACGCCCACCTTGTCGCTGAGGATGATGAGTCTGCGATGAGGCTTGTAAGAAAGCTCATCAGCTTTTTACCGCTGAACAACCTTGAGGATCCCCCGCAGGTTGATACTGGCGATAACCCGGCGAGGACGACGCCCGAGATCTACGACATCATCCCGGACGACCCCAACAAGCCCTACGATGTCAGGGATGTGATAAGAGCGGTTGTCGACAATGGAGATTTCTTCGAGATACACGAGTACTTCGCACCCAACGCCGTTGTCGGCTTCGCGAGGATGGATGGGAGGACAGTGGGAATAGTGGCAAACAACCCCAAGTTCTATGCCGGAACGCTTGACGTGAACAGCAGCGATAAGATTGCGAGGTTCGTCAGGTTCTGCGACGCGTTCAACATCCCCGTCCTGACATTCGTTGACGTGCCCGGCTACCTGCCGGGAGTGC
Coding sequences within it:
- the mce gene encoding methylmalonyl-CoA epimerase, encoding MMKKIDHIGIAVKSLDEAVELYKKLGFEVKEIEEVEEQKVKVAMLPVGESKIELLEATSPESAIAKFIEKRGEGIHHIAVNVENIEEALENAKKNGLQLIDEKPRIGAGGKKVAFIHPKSTKGVLLEFVEG
- a CDS encoding cobalamin B12-binding domain-containing protein, giving the protein MEKKIRVLVAKPGLDGHDRGAKVIARALRDAGFEVIYTGIRRTPAEIAETALQEDVDVVGLSILSGAHLELVPLIMDELRKRGLEPNRDLIVIVGGIIPPEDIPKLKEMGVAEVFVPGTPMYEIIDFIKNSVGEKVVA
- a CDS encoding carboxyl transferase domain-containing protein → MGGEERIKKQHDAGKLTARERIELLLDPGSFVEINPFVEKRNTDFGLDKVELPADGVVTGYGTIDGRPIAVFAQDFTVMGGSLGEMHGYKIAYLLDFAMKVGIPVIGLNDSGGARIQEGVDALKGYGDIFYRNTLASGVIPQISVILGPCAGGAVYSPAIGDFIVMTKNKGCYMFITGPNVIKTVTGEEVTPQELGGWEAHAMKSGNAHLVAEDDESAMRLVRKLISFLPLNNLEDPPQVDTGDNPARTTPEIYDIIPDDPNKPYDVRDVIRAVVDNGDFFEIHEYFAPNAVVGFARMDGRTVGIVANNPKFYAGTLDVNSSDKIARFVRFCDAFNIPVLTFVDVPGYLPGVQQEYGGIIRHGAKVLYAYSEATVPLVTIILRKAYGGAYLAMGSKHLGADVVYAYPTAEIAVMGPEGAAEIVFRKEIAKADDPEKVRQEKIQEYRERFANPYRAAARGYIDDVIDPKFTRVKVISALRVLETKREKLPPKKHGNIPL